TcccaataaaaacaacaatatcagGCATTACAGCAAATTCCCcgaaaacaacatatttttacgTTGAAGAGtcaaagccctctagtggccgtaggAATTATGATGtgagcaaaggaggaagaagTGTGATGTTGTTATAGAGCAAACCTATGgactttaaaggtgctattgatccATCCAGCAACTAGATGatgcactccccctcccccttccattccatcccagtggttgccagtttgttgcacGACCTGCagatttcatggtcgagtgagactcagacagactcagtcatgtcaagtgatgaatctttcgtgatagagtaatgaattcattttgcaacatataactATACatttagctatagatttaggttactttgtgcggtggtgtttcatgtaacattatctatgTTTATCTTAGCTTGTCggtaaaaacagtaaaagcatgACCCCCTTTGGTTTTGAGCCTGGACCGTGGAACTTTTAACAGTATCTGATTTTGTGATCGAAGAGGTCTCGGAGCCGAGTAAGGGATTAAaagttctgaaatgtaaaacGGAGCCAGACCATGTTAggatttaaaagtaatcagtaaaatcttaaattgaATTCTGTAACGGATGGGGAGCCAGTGTAATTCAGCCAGGGCTGGGGTGATGTGTTCCCTACGTTGAGTGTTTGTGAGGAGTCCTGCTGCTGCATTCTGCATTAACTGTAGACGGCAACTGCcgcattcaattcaattaaattaaattttattcatatagcgccagttcataacataagtgatctcattgcagttttcctatggagcaggtctagaccgtactatttataatattatctacagagacccaacaaatcccaccatgagcaagcatttgtggcaagaaaaaacttcctttaagaggcagaaaccttggacagaaccagactcaatggtgggccgctgccgtgttaggttttgagagagagagagagagagctagagagagagagagagagagagagaggttatgGGGGGTgccacaatgcaaataccacttagttgaagaaggtcaataggagcaaagcagtcaaaacatATCAgtcagttgtttctaaggtttctgtgtttgaagataaatcggtaccggttgagggcaggacgtgatacATTtcttctctaatagttaaaattttattgttaaagaaattcatgaagtcattactgcTGAGGGCtgtaggaatacatggttcaatagagctatgactctctgtcagcctgactacagtactgaaaagaaacctggggttgtttttgttttcctctattaatgatgagtagtaagctgctctgacATTATGgggggccttcctgtatgttttaagactttaAGGCTAGATGGTcgatttgggaggggctgcgatttgcataggagacCTCTGTTATTTTGATACataatattgaattaaatgcaaatgagATCGCTTCctttagccacagcactatcagatagacatctagagtaggagtttttacctaatggcgtgtagtccagtaatagcagttcaaaagttattaaataatggtccgataatgaaggattttgtggaaagactattaaatgttcaatttcaatgccgtataccagaacaaggtcgaaggtgtggtttttacattttgttgtgctatttcagcgtttttgtttaggttgttatgtataactcctcttctgttaacttttggttttattaatttaagtggtcggggggcagacaccgtcactaaggagcaTCAATTAGGTAGGTGAATAAGGAGTGACAAAAGAGGAAATGAGGGTGTGGAAAAGTTGTTCCATTATGTTCTTGGGGAGCATTGGTTCGAGTTTGGCGATATTTCTGATTTGTAAGTAGCAGGATTAGACTTGACTCTTAATGTGCTGATTGAAGTAGAGGTACTCATCAAAAACAACTCCCAAGTTTCTAGCTGAATGTTTTGTGTTAGTTGTTAGAGGTCCAAGGAGGGGAGGTGAGACTATTAGAAATATGATCAGGACCAATAACCAGGTCTTCAGTCTTGTCTGTGTTCAGTATGGTgctttaaaatactgaacaaacaGTCTTCCTGTCCGTCCTATATCTGAGATTAGATTTGATTTTCtatttgctgaaaatattgaaacagtTGTTGACTTGTGCATTTAAATCTGTAAGTAATGGTAGCATTGAaatagtatatacatatataaaatattcataatttACCATTCCTAAGTGCTTTTGATTACTAAAAGCATCTATCTTCTGATCCTGCTACATTAACAGTAatcttttatcattaatattgtgTTTAATATATTGGTTGTGTACAATAAAACTTTACATTTGTGGTGTGTGATGCATCATGTGTACCACAGGTATCATATGCTGACATTGTGAAGAGAGGACTTCACATTGATGATCTTTAAGAGCCAATCAAAGCAGTGGGCGTTCCCGCGCTCTACAGGAACGCCCCATCGCTGCTGCAATCAGACTCCACTGGCTGCCAAAGGAGGAATGCGCATCGAGACAGAAAATCCTTGTCTGCACAGAGTGTGTAGTGTGCAGCTGCGTTAGTAatagaaattaattaaaaagtcaTCTGGTCAAGTTTGGAGTTTTTCAAACACCAATGGAATTTATTAGGCTATGGCGATTTTAccactgtgtttttttacagctttgCATCAGGATTGGGGAGCATCGCCAGGTGAATTTGCGTCTACTCGCGTCTTTCCATTTGAATTCcttgacttgtgtgtttttgtccttgaaaagcttgaaaaaatgtactgtcatttaattttacttctGAACAGAATGAAAGAAATACATTGAACTAGTTAGCAtagtaaatgtttattaattgtttatattAGTTCATATATGTCATatgggggtgcacggtggcagagcggctacagctcctgcctcccaataaggagatcgtgggttcgtgggttcgattcccggaccggaccaacatcacacaatctgggtggagtctgcatgtcctcccgtgttaccgtgggttctctccgggttctccggcttcctcccaccgtccaaagacatgcatgtgtaggttaattgataactctaaattgcccgtattgaatgaatgtgtgagtgaatggttgtctgtccttgtctgtgtctgtgttcgccctgcgacgagttggccactgtccagggtgtgccctgcctaaggcccgaagtcactgggataggctccagtcacccgcgaccccctaacggggaccaagcggtagaaaatggatggatggatggatatgtCATATGCATACAGCTATGTGACATATGACATGTTTGGGGGGGTTGCATGGAGGGGTTCCATGAAACACAGGGATGCCAGGGtatgaaaataaaaggaaatagcattcacttttttctttggtTGAAGGACCTCTGACTTCAATGTGTCCCCTgccacttctgaaaccaaacctataTGTTGGAAGAAAATGTAtagattttctttcttatctctTTATTGTCTTGGGGCCCcttggttgggaaccactgacctTGGCCCCCCCAAAAGCCCAGGCCGGCCCTGCATGTGCGTTTAGTTTCCACAACACTGATCAGCTCCCAATGTTGAGCCGTGACGGAGCCACAGTGAGAGCTGAGCAGCCTTCCCACTTCATCAGCCTGGTAAACCGACACCTGTCCGCCACATCCACCGCCTTCTCCCTTCTGCATGCGCCAGCTGAAGGTGTCACTTCGGTTTTCGGGTATGAAGAATAAACACAACCAGCAGGTAAACACAGAGGCTCCGAACCGACTCGACATGTCGAGCTTCGAGGTGACTCTCCAGCAACTCAATGATCTGCTGACGGATGACAGCGGCTTTTACAGCTGGCCGACTAAACACTTCCATGAGGTTTACCCGAGGATCTTTGTCGGCAATGCGTGAGTCATTGTTCGGATCATTTAGATAactcctctttttttatttccacataGAGACGTTACACATTACAGTGAACATGTCAGCGTAAACAATCCCCAGTCTGAATCATGTTTGCCTTCGACCGCAATTAAAACAATCAATTCCAATTGAATCACTACCTAAAGGCCTATTCCTCTAACTATCCTAATGCGGTGAAACATTGATAACCTATTATACGACGACTGCAGCAAATGATGTGTCCGAATAGGGTTATTATATTATAGCCTACCACAAAAGATTACAAAAAAATGATTAACCTGCAGTAAGCAATCACCATTGAAATGATTTAAAGCACATCTATTAAGTATTCTAGTAAATGAATGAACTCACTGCTGTACCATAATTAGCCAGGACTGTGTCCTTTTAATTTaggttatatttatataataatatatttttattttcctgtctgAGAGTGAGTGTCAGCTGACTGGAGCCATAAGGGTTGTATAAGACAGAagcttgtttaattttttaagaGGTGGAGGAATGTTCTAAAAAGGCAAAAAGGGAGCAGAGGCAGAAGAAGGCAGAGCTGGCAGGGATGGAAGGTTTGTAAAATAGCTTAACCTGCCAGTCCcctgttgatttaaaaaaaaaaacccagagtGCTCTATATTTCAGTCTCTGCAATTAACACCActgacctctctgtctctgctaaCATTAGGTGAGTCAGTTTggaaggaaacacacacactcctataATGTATCCATCTACTGTAACACAAGAAGATACAGTTGATTTTCGTCAGCATATAATGTTAAGCTAAATTCACATATTAACTGGATCTTGTCTTAATGATGAAAACAGTATGTATTTTTGTCAACTTATCATACATTACATATGACGAAATGTAGACATTGAGATCGTTTCAAGAAGCAGGTTAACAGACCTGGTTAACTTTGCTAATTGAGACCCAGGCCAGAACAGGTCTTTTTACATCTCTCTGTGAGGGCATTCTGGATTTGAGCAATTATGTATAACTGTAACAGTCCCCAGACAACATATTTGAAAAGGTTTCAGAGATGTTTAAAACCTAATGCTTTTAAATTAATACCAAATTTGGTTTAACTTAAAAGTGTCATCTCGTATTTTGGACCCACCACAGCCCTAAAAATACTGAGAACCCCATAAGAGCGCTGACAgaatttaaaggggcactccaccaactTCAGACATAAAGGGTCGTTCATGTTCATGagtcatgaggagtactactaaacctgtgaaaactgttaatgtcttctgtgactcTGATGATGTCGTCAGGGTTGCTTCGGCCTcggcttggagactacaaatgTTTAACGGAATGCCTGctttacaaactggaggtgtggagtttaaaagaagtgggcatttaggaggcagacttcaataaaaaaatactatatcaagttgcattatgggaagtgtaggatccaagGTTTTTGGCCCATTCTAGGagggcaccaaaactacttggttaggtttaggaaaagctcacagttacagttaaaataagtaagttacgttagtaactcacagtaagtcacgtgacgtaaacACGTAAGTCACTTGAAGTAAATCACAAacaaaggactttcacccaggagaccagggTTCATGTCCCGTGTgcaaccaaaagtcaacgttgacttatttaaagtttgtgACTTACATAACTTAACTTACGTTACGTAACGTACTTAACTTACATTAGTTGTGTAACTTGCGTAatatacttattttaacccaaaccatgatcttttcctaagcctaaccaagtagtttttttgcctaaacctaaccaaactgcgatcGTTTCACTGGCCATATTAGAGGGTAAGAACAAACGACCTATGTGGTCGTATGGGTTGGAGAACTTGttggaatagtttaacattttaagaaatgcgcttatttgctttcttgcttagagtttgatgagaagatcaataccactctcatgtttgtacggtAAATGTGAAGCCACCAGCAGccagcacaaagactggaaatagagggaaacagctagcctggctctgtctaaaggtaacaaaatcggtaaatatgaagctggaaccagcagctggttagcttagcttagctacaTCAGTCGATCACAGCTCTTCAACCTGTGCTGacgtacagtacagtatgtcgAGCTGGGAAGAGTATATTCCAGGCTTACAAGCAATGCATGTCCTAAATTTTAAATGGTCTgatttaaaagctttaaaacagaaactcttagatgtttgtttttccagcaCAGTGAGCCATGGCAGTGTAGTTCAGGAGAGGAAACCCTCTCTAGTGCCTCCTTTATTCCGCCTGCCTTCCTAAAGGAATCATAATGGACAGAGCAGAAACACTTGTGTCTGTTATTGGAGCAAATGTCCTCACAAATATAGGCTGGAACACACAAATGCATCGACGCAGCTCTGTGAAGCCTAGCGAAGAGAGCATCCACCCACGCATCGTTCTCTCTGAGcgggtgtttttttgttttgatggatCTGTCCTGGTTCCACTGTGTAGTCTGAAAGCCTGGCagacttttttttgtgtgtgtgtgtgtgtgtgtgtgtgtgtgtgcaccagtgTGCATCGACTCTATTTTTAGCTCTCTACATCTAAAAGACAGAGGAGGTGCCAAGTGCTTCAGCAAATCCCATAAGTTCACAGCGAGAAGCAGCAGATCTCTCTTTGGCAAAGCAGTGCGTTTGTATgacagaaaagggaaaagaagaaaaatgaactCTTTTTATTCCAAGGCACACCAAGACTGACACTGTTTCTTAAAGCTTAAAGCTGGTGTCAATAGTGCCAAACCATTTGTCCATTTTGATTTGTTGCAGGTATAGTTCACAATGCTAAACAACAGAATTTAGCACTACGTAAATCAAAACACAGAGACCTGTTAACAGATCCAGGGAGCACCTCAGATGCTTTATAGCTAAGTGTGGGGAGGCTTTAGTCGCAGAAACTATCAGATTGTAGTTTGCTTGATATCACACTCGGCATTAGTAGTATGTGTGAAATAAGCTCTatagtgtgtatttgttttgcttACCCATCTGATGCAGGTTTGTGGCGATGAACGCGATGCGTCTTAAGCGCCAGGGCATCACCCACATTCTGAATGCCGCGGAGGGAAACTCCTTCATGCACGTCAACACCAACGCTGAGTTCTATGCCGGCACGGGCGTCATCTACCACGGCGTACCAGCCAGCGACACCGACCACTTCGACATCAGCGTTTACTTTGAAGAGGCAGCAGACTTCATCGAGAAGGCGCTGGCATACAAAAATGGAAAAGGTCAGAGgatgaaactgaaactgaaatcctgtttgtttttctgtgtgaaaggtGGGGTCTGTGGGGATCTCTCTCATTGCTTGATATTTGAAAACCTTTGACATTCTCAGCATTTTTAGAATTTTTGAGAAGCAAAAACAAGCTCAAGACTTCAAGCAGGCTCAAGAACTATTTGATCTGATGATGACACTACTAATAAAAGTCAATTTTTTAAACTCATGTTATTATGTCAAATACCACCTTGGCAGAAGAGGAatgatactgtactgtaccctGTATCCTACGtacatgctaatgctaagcaCATTTTGAGTATGTTGCGTGTTCACACTGGAATAGTGAACTTTACTCCAAAAAGTCAGTATGCAGAGTAAAAAAACCTTGACTTTTGAGAGTGCTGCTGGTAGATGCTATTGTCCCAAATTCCAAAGCAGAAAAGGAAATAGAGGAGCTGCTCATAAACGcataacagtaaaataaacgACGGATGGTGGTGAGTCAGCTCAAGAATGATCTTTGAAAACACTAATTGATAGgacatacatactgtagaatAGAATTGGGACATACTTATAGTCCTGATGGAGGGCTGTAATTGAAGGTaaatgttaaagctgcactaatcaataattttatataaacaatggatcacatgactgtgtgtaatgtgaagtggagcatttagcagctaaagagagagtgaatattggacttactttTGTAAGGTGTCCAGAAACAtgattccaaatgaatgctaatgttgctctgtgtctgctgggtgtgtaaatagGCTAGTGTTTGCATACACATCAGCCATCACTTTACAATATGACAATGTGTTTATACCTTTTCCCACTTCCCCTGAAGTGGCccgaaaaataaatgaatgcagctttaaactcaaatgtaatatttcagaTGCAAACTTAAACAGttgcttttcatttcttctGCAGGTAAAGTGTACGTTCACTGCAGGGAAGGCTACAGCCGCTCGCCTACCTTAGTCATAGCCTACCTGATGCTTCGCCAAAACATGGACGTCCACACCGCTCTGGCCATGGTGCGGCAGAAAAGAGAGATCGGACCGAACGACGGCTTCCTTCGGCAGCTCTGTCGGCTAAACCAGAGGCTGGCTGCTGAGGGAAAGTTCTGGAACAAATGAGGCAGACAAGGAAGCAGATAGCCCGTCTGTAAGAGAGAACAAAAGTATGCTTCGTTGCACTTCACCTTCTTTCACTTGTTCTACAGCTTTAACGAGTCGCAGATCTGTGAGGGAATGTTCTGGAAGTGAGGAGAGTGGAGAATGAAagacattttctcatagacATAGGCTGACAGCACTGAGTGTATGTAtagtacaaaataatacatcttacacacaaacttttgacatgtacatacagtattttaattgTGCTCAGACTAACTGGTGATACAATGTGCTGATCGTACAATGTAATGTGTAAATCCAGGTTCACTGCGTTCACTAAGTGTGTTCACATACTCTCACTTATATTCTGAATATTAGATTCATCTTCAGGTCTAAGTGACATTGAATAATCAGTAAGCATTTTTTTTCATGTCCTGTATAGTTTGGTGTGTTTTCCTGCTGCTCACTATTCCAGAGAACAATATCAAAGTATAAAGGGAATGTTAATACGCATTTAAATACACTCACTGTGGGAACTGGTGAAAAAATAGATGGTGTAACTGATGTGATACTGCCACCGCCTTTTCTCATCCAGCCTtcttcccccccccctccatctctcttcctccatcttggCATTGTGCCCTTTGTCTTGGCCTCACTCCTGCACACACTGCCAGATCCCTCAGTCCCAGCCACTCCCACAGGGGATTTCAAGTGGACACTGTGATTTTTCATATTGAATCAGATTTTCAGGTTAATAGAGGGtaatattaaaatagtttttgtcTAATATGCCTAGTATGTTTTAGAAAACTACACAATCGTTgacttactgtatgttgcaCTCACGTCTAGAAGCCTGTCTCAGAATTATGTCTCGGtcaaaaatgtgtcttgttATGGTGCTTTGTAGGGATTATTGACACTATTTCATACTGCaagataattacatttttaatagtaAAATTAAGCTGGTCTGATATTGATGATAATTGGCAGCAACACAGCAAAGGAAacaaggaatagtttgacattttgggaaatatattattcactttcttgctgagagttgggtaagaagattgataccattctcatgtctgtgtggttAATATGACGCTAACactagcagccggttagcttagcacaaacactggaaacagagagaaagcgctaacctggctctgtccaaaggtaacaaaagccTCCTACCAGCACATGTTAAGATAGTAATTAACATGTCATATCTTGTTTAATCCACTCAAAAACCGAAATGTGCTTGGACTGTTTGTTGGCCAGGCACAGGCACTCTTTCGTTAACTTCTGTAACCCTGTGAGAAAACTACAATTTGTCGTTTTACCATGCAtaagtttaaacaaacaagatataa
This genomic interval from Siniperca chuatsi isolate FFG_IHB_CAS linkage group LG21, ASM2008510v1, whole genome shotgun sequence contains the following:
- the LOC122868405 gene encoding dual specificity protein phosphatase 3-like yields the protein MRQLKVSLRFSGMKNKHNQQVNTEAPNRLDMSSFEVTLQQLNDLLTDDSGFYSWPTKHFHEVYPRIFVGNAFVAMNAMRLKRQGITHILNAAEGNSFMHVNTNAEFYAGTGVIYHGVPASDTDHFDISVYFEEAADFIEKALAYKNGKGKVYVHCREGYSRSPTLVIAYLMLRQNMDVHTALAMVRQKREIGPNDGFLRQLCRLNQRLAAEGKFWNK